A region from the Wansuia hejianensis genome encodes:
- a CDS encoding sugar ABC transporter ATP-binding protein: MSKHILEAKGVKKVFPGTVALQDVSVSFDEGKVHAVLGKNGSGKSTLMKIFSGVYRATEGEIFLDGKKLNLSSAESAIKERIVTVYQELSVIRDLTVAENLMIGKLPLKRKGRIDWAKVNQKAREILEYLRIDLDIKAYVRDLTVGQQQLVEIAKAMLANPQVLILDEPTSALSDKECENLFRVIEDLKKKDIIILFISHRLQEVFKIADQVTVLRDGHLVGTEKVENLDSAGLIQMMFGNVVHNAKERSWVQDEIVLEANGITNFKLHDISLKLKKGEILGIAGMLGAGRTELLRAIYGLDQIDKGELILYGKRMHKWNPSMMRRMKCGFTSENRKEEGLCQQLSIGDNLVLANLQEISPGNKVSSELEKQFIERQIQDLEIKVADYHLPVSLLSGGNQQKVVVGNWLNTKPNILLMDEPSRGVDVNAKQQIFQVMWKAASEGVSIIMVSSELEELLEVCDRILIMRNGFLVDEKTVSELNVTSIYSLSMGGAE; the protein is encoded by the coding sequence ATGTCTAAACACATTTTGGAAGCAAAAGGTGTTAAGAAAGTATTTCCGGGAACAGTGGCGCTTCAGGATGTTTCAGTTTCATTTGATGAGGGAAAAGTGCATGCAGTTCTGGGGAAAAATGGTTCAGGTAAAAGTACGTTAATGAAAATATTTTCAGGGGTATACCGGGCTACGGAAGGTGAAATTTTTCTGGATGGCAAAAAATTGAACCTGTCATCAGCAGAGTCGGCCATAAAGGAAAGAATTGTAACAGTTTATCAGGAGTTGAGCGTTATCAGAGATTTGACGGTGGCAGAAAATCTGATGATCGGGAAATTACCCTTGAAAAGAAAGGGCAGAATTGACTGGGCTAAGGTAAATCAAAAGGCCAGAGAAATCCTGGAATATCTCCGGATAGACTTGGATATTAAAGCCTATGTGCGTGATCTGACTGTGGGACAGCAGCAGCTTGTGGAAATTGCCAAGGCCATGCTTGCCAATCCGCAGGTACTCATTCTGGATGAACCTACTTCTGCATTGTCGGATAAAGAATGTGAAAATCTGTTTCGGGTAATTGAGGATCTGAAGAAGAAGGATATTATCATACTTTTTATTTCTCACCGGCTTCAGGAAGTATTTAAAATCGCCGATCAGGTAACTGTTCTCAGGGACGGTCACCTGGTCGGCACAGAAAAAGTGGAAAATCTGGATTCGGCCGGCCTGATACAGATGATGTTTGGAAATGTCGTACATAACGCGAAAGAAAGATCATGGGTCCAGGATGAAATCGTACTAGAGGCAAATGGAATTACTAACTTCAAACTGCATGATATCAGCCTGAAGCTGAAAAAAGGAGAAATCCTCGGGATCGCCGGAATGCTGGGCGCAGGACGGACAGAGCTTTTAAGGGCGATCTACGGGTTAGATCAGATAGACAAGGGAGAGCTGATTCTCTACGGAAAGAGAATGCACAAATGGAATCCCAGCATGATGAGAAGAATGAAGTGTGGATTTACATCTGAAAACAGGAAAGAAGAAGGGCTTTGCCAGCAACTGAGCATCGGGGATAATCTGGTGCTGGCTAATCTTCAGGAAATCAGTCCCGGTAATAAGGTGAGTTCAGAACTCGAAAAACAGTTTATTGAAAGGCAGATCCAGGATTTAGAGATCAAGGTGGCGGATTATCATTTGCCGGTCAGTTTGCTGAGCGGTGGTAATCAGCAGAAAGTGGTTGTCGGAAACTGGCTGAATACGAAACCGAACATTTTGCTTATGGATGAACCCTCACGCGGAGTTGATGTAAATGCAAAACAACAGATTTTTCAGGTTATGTGGAAAGCGGCATCGGAAGGAGTAAGCATTATCATGGTGTCCAGTGAACTGGAAGAGCTGTTGGAGGTATGCGACAGAATATTAATTATGAGAAATGGATTTCTGGTGGATGAAAAGACGGTATCTGAATTAAATGTTACATCCATTTATTCTTTAAGTATGGGGGGAGCAGAATGA
- a CDS encoding ABC transporter permease: MNTAKTRKFKITDWLLEIILLVMIILFSLTANNFLTVGNLFNILRNISFKGIIACFMTMVIISGEIDLSVGSTVAFAGVITAYVNKMLLGAGMGEIPAIVIGIIAAVALSGCVGVLMALVITRLRVPSFIVTMAGMQLLRGAALLIANGFPIQGYPDWFKFLGSGYVGPIPFPAIIFIGFLVITWYILKQTPFGRSIYAVGSNPEAAALSGLNVNRIKSMVFMLTSAAAGLAGVMVSAQLNSGSPNVGTSYEMDTIASVIIGGASLAGGAGTIRGTLVGCVFTGVLMNSMTLLGVNDYWQYVVRGALIVFAVFLNTMVRERLKEKGY; the protein is encoded by the coding sequence ATGAACACAGCAAAGACGCGAAAATTTAAAATTACAGACTGGCTGTTAGAGATCATTCTTCTGGTGATGATTATCCTTTTTAGCCTGACAGCTAATAATTTTCTGACGGTTGGGAATTTGTTTAATATCCTGAGAAATATATCATTTAAAGGTATTATTGCCTGCTTTATGACGATGGTAATTATTTCAGGAGAGATTGATCTTTCCGTCGGTTCGACAGTGGCTTTTGCGGGCGTGATCACTGCATATGTGAATAAAATGCTGCTGGGAGCAGGGATGGGTGAAATTCCGGCAATTGTCATCGGTATTATCGCTGCGGTAGCGCTCTCCGGATGCGTGGGAGTATTGATGGCTTTGGTGATCACCAGGCTGCGGGTTCCGTCCTTCATCGTCACAATGGCTGGAATGCAGCTGCTTCGGGGAGCGGCGCTTTTGATTGCGAATGGGTTTCCGATCCAGGGCTATCCGGACTGGTTTAAATTTCTTGGAAGCGGGTATGTGGGGCCGATTCCGTTCCCGGCTATTATATTCATTGGATTTCTGGTTATCACCTGGTACATTCTGAAGCAGACGCCCTTTGGACGTTCGATCTACGCTGTAGGGTCGAACCCGGAGGCGGCGGCCTTGAGCGGGCTGAATGTTAACCGCATTAAAAGTATGGTATTCATGCTCACCTCCGCTGCGGCAGGCCTGGCAGGAGTCATGGTATCCGCCCAGCTGAACAGCGGATCACCCAATGTGGGAACCAGCTATGAAATGGATACGATCGCTTCTGTGATAATAGGCGGAGCTTCCCTGGCCGGCGGGGCCGGAACGATCCGGGGAACTCTGGTAGGCTGTGTGTTCACGGGCGTGCTGATGAATTCCATGACATTGCTGGGAGTCAATGATTACTGGCAGTATGTGGTGCGCGGGGCATTGATTGTCTTCGCGGTATTTCTGAATACCATGGTCAGAGAGAGACTGAAAGAGAAAGGATACTAA
- a CDS encoding NAD(P)-dependent alcohol dehydrogenase has protein sequence MKNLAAYMREPETLYLKEVPIPVPGTEEVQVRIEYCGICGSDVHYYKDGRIGSYAVEGDFILGHEVAGIVTETGSAVRHLNVGDRVALEPGLSCGECDNCKRGKYNLCKDIRFFATPPVQGALQNYIVYPANMCFRLPEHVSTKEGALIEPLCVGLHACRQGGVTLGSTVVILGSGCIGLMTAAAAKSMGASEIIVVDLFEKRLEYALKMGATNVVCAAKEDTEDRIARLLGGTGADIVIETAGSEKTVLQTAPLAKSGGTVVLVGLSARSVLPYNIGAAIGKELTIKTVFRYRNLYPVAISAVAGGKIDVLPVVTHEFTLEDAKEAFDTAVGDAESVVKAIIKLF, from the coding sequence ATGAAGAATCTGGCGGCATATATGAGAGAACCTGAGACACTTTATCTGAAGGAGGTTCCCATACCGGTTCCCGGGACTGAAGAGGTTCAGGTCAGAATTGAATACTGCGGCATCTGCGGATCGGATGTGCACTATTATAAAGACGGAAGAATCGGCAGCTATGCAGTGGAGGGTGATTTTATCCTCGGACATGAAGTTGCCGGAATCGTGACGGAGACAGGAAGTGCTGTGCGCCATCTGAACGTGGGAGACCGCGTGGCTCTGGAGCCGGGATTAAGCTGCGGGGAATGTGATAACTGCAAGCGGGGAAAGTATAATCTGTGTAAGGATATCCGTTTCTTTGCGACGCCTCCTGTGCAGGGGGCCCTGCAGAATTACATTGTGTATCCGGCAAATATGTGTTTCAGGCTTCCGGAGCATGTATCCACAAAAGAGGGAGCGCTGATCGAGCCTCTGTGTGTAGGCCTTCATGCCTGCAGGCAGGGCGGCGTTACGCTGGGAAGTACGGTAGTAATACTGGGCAGCGGCTGCATCGGGCTGATGACTGCGGCCGCTGCCAAATCAATGGGTGCATCGGAAATAATTGTTGTGGATCTGTTTGAAAAACGTTTGGAGTATGCGTTGAAAATGGGCGCTACAAACGTAGTCTGTGCGGCCAAAGAGGACACAGAGGACAGGATCGCAAGATTGCTGGGAGGAACAGGCGCAGACATCGTCATAGAAACTGCGGGTTCTGAAAAAACAGTCCTTCAGACTGCGCCGCTGGCTAAAAGCGGCGGGACAGTCGTGCTGGTGGGCCTGTCTGCCAGGTCTGTACTGCCATATAACATAGGAGCCGCGATAGGGAAAGAGCTGACAATTAAAACAGTTTTCCGGTACAGAAACCTGTATCCAGTGGCAATTTCAGCAGTGGCGGGAGGAAAAATTGATGTCCTGCCGGTAGTCACTCATGAATTTACATTGGAAGATGCGAAGGAGGCATTTGATACTGCGGTGGGGGACGCGGAGAGCGTGGTAAAAGCAATCATAAAGCTTTTTTAA